The proteins below come from a single Thunnus thynnus chromosome 10, fThuThy2.1, whole genome shotgun sequence genomic window:
- the LOC137190783 gene encoding N-acetylglucosamine-1-phosphodiester alpha-N-acetylglucosaminidase-like: protein MAAATAKCRCVGLLLWLCVRLSETRNSRDSMKDDILLPYAHGHGPSHSHRHVRDCQSVVHGNTTHESRPSSNHSGLPVAESKVFVSDVPGTSRWVYGHMTVVHDPLRTVSVLEPGGPGGCGMNQKASVEETAKAAGCLYAQNAGFFHTSTGKCLGNVVSDGTMVQDSGGVQNAQFGIRRDGTLVFGYLSQEDVQDQNNPFVQLVSGVVWLLRNGEVYINQSLEAECDKTQETGVLRYFVDVVSARTAVGHDAEGKLILFQIDGQTERRGMNLWEMAEFLKKYGIINAINLDGGGSSTFVTDGSLASYPSDHCQPDSRWRCARRVSTILCVHPRRCQPANCSGHGDCVDGSCRCQEGWQGDACDSLVCQPPACGVHGVCTANGCVCDAGWRGKNCSRECLPGFYGDGCNQTCACVNGGSCDHVHGLCTCPPGFHGNTCEQVCPLGFFGVSCAEKCRCDDQCPCDPLTGSCNATLPVETNYVLHTAGNCLAKKMFTSWRKEEEAHREKPYLTERSWLIITFTLAALLSVSLLAHVMRACRGSAALSHFPERRDYSYVPLNNINGVSSRARSSSGKEAGVGLEDSDSQDEIWSEQNSGTL, encoded by the exons ATGGCAGCAGCGACGGCGAAATGTCGGTGTGTGGGGCTGCTGTTGTGGCTCTGTGTCCGGCTGTCCGAGACCAGAAACTCCCG agactCAATGAAAGATGACATTTTGCTGCCCTACGCTCACGGCCACGGCCCCTCCCACTCCCACCGCCATGTCCGAGACTGTCAGTCCGTTGTCCACGGTAACACCACCCACGAGAGCCGGCCCTCCAGTAACCACAGCGGGCTGCCGGTGGCCGAATCCAAAGTGTTTGTGTCCGATGTGCCGGGAACTTCCAGATGGGTTTACG GTCACATGACGGTGGTCCACGACCCGCTGAGGACGGTGTCGGTGTTGGAGCCGGGCGGGCCGGGCGGCTGCGGGATGAACCAGAAGGCGTCGGTGGAGGAAACCGCCAAGGCCGCCGGGTGTCTGTACGCCCAGAACGCCGGCTTCTTCCACACGAGCACGGGCAAGTGTTTGGGCAACGTGGTGAGCGACGGCACGATGGTGCAGGACAGCGGTGGAGTGCAGAACGCCCAGTTTGGAATCAGGAGGGACGGTACGCTGGTGTTCGG GTATCTCTCACAGGAAGACGTCCAGGACCAGAACAACCCGTTCGTCCAGCTCGTCAGCGGAGTCGTGTGGCTGCTGAGGAACGGCGAGGTTTACATCAACCAGAGCCTGGAGGCCGAATGCGACAAGACGCAGGAGACGG gAGTACTCCGTTATTTTGTGGACGTGGTGTCGGCCAGGACGGCGGTGGGTCACGACGCTGAAGGCAAACTGATCCTGTTCCAGATCGATGGACAGACGGAGCGAAGAGG TATGAATCTTTGGGAGATGGCGGAGTTTCTGAAGAAGTATGGAATCATCAACGCCATTAATCTGGATGGAGGCGGGTCTTCCACCTTCGTGACCGATGGCTCATTGGCCAGCTACCCGTCTGATCACTG TCAACCAGACAGCAGGTGGCGCTGCGCCCGGCGTGTCTCCACCATCCTGTGTGTCCACCCGCGGCGTTGTCAGCCAGCGAACTGCAGCGGACACGGCGACTGTGTGGACGGAAGCTGTCGGTGTCAGGAGGGCTGGCAGGGAGACGCCTGTGACTCTCTGGTGTGTCAGCCGCCAGCCTGCGGCGTCCACGGCGTCTGCACCGCCA ACGGCTGCGTCTGTGATGCTGGATGGAGAGGAAAGAACTGCAGCcgag AGTGCCTCCCCGGTTTCTACGGCGACGGCTGCAACCAGACCTGCGCCTGCGTTAACGGCGGTTCTTGCGACCACGTCCACGGACTCTGCACCTGCCCTCCTGGTTTCCACGGCAACACCTGTGAACAAG TGTGTCCTCTGGGTTTTTTCGGCGTGTCCTGTGCTGAGAAGTGTCGCTGTGACGACCAGTGTCCATGTGACCCGCTGACAGGAAGCTGCAACGCCACACTGCCAGTAGAGACCAACTACGTtttacacacag CTGGAAACTGCCTGGCCAAAAAGATGTTTACATCTTggagaaaggaggaagaagCTCACAGAGAGAAGCCTTATCTAACAGA aCGATCATGGCTGATCATCACCTTCACGCTCGCCGCTCTGCTGTCGGTCAGCCTGCTGGCTCACGTCATGCGGGCGTGTCGCGGCTCGGCGGCGCTGAGTCACTTCCCCGAGCGCCGTGACTACTCCTACGTCCCGCTCAACAACATCAACGGAGTCTCGTCACGCGCCAGGAGCTCCTCCGGGAAAGAAGCGGGCGTCGGTTTGGAGGACTCCGACTCTCAGGATGAAATCTGGTCTGAGCAGAACTCAGGGACGTTGTAG